A window of Clavibacter michiganensis contains these coding sequences:
- the car gene encoding carboxylic acid reductase: protein MSTEQMGTEQMGSQHEDTSIEAIFAQHADRTALRQRSGPEVTDISFRELWDRAGALAAALGETVSAGDRIAVLGTATADAVTLDLAAWILGAVSVPLQASAPVAALRAIVEETTPVWIAATADQAATARAVAEASGDGIRTMRLDTDTDADTDTDAALTLGALVARGAGLPTRSPWHPAPGDDPLALLLYTSGSTGTPKGAMYTRSMVERMWHALRPDPAAPADASTTADDGDAAAIVGYAYLPMSHLTGRSSLLATLGRGGTVALATSTDLSTLFDDLRTFAPTEFVFVPRVAELVRQEGDREEQRRLTAGSTDRDAVRAEVQADLRARAFGGRIRRAICTSAPLTPELRTYIEGCLGITLHDLYGSTEAGGILHDGVIQQPPVTEHKLVDVPELGYRTTDRPHPRGELLVKSASVIAGYFRRPDVTAAVFDEDGFYRTGDVMAQTGPGTYEYVDRRNNVIKLSQGEFVAVASLEATYGGTPEVHQIALHGDSRHAFLVAVVVPAEASASERDILAALQRTAREHGLAPYEVPRGVIVEPDPFTVDGGMLSDAGKLLRLRLTQRYGERLAALYDALEEQQSGTLVAALRERADDEPTVDTVVRAALLLLGAEVSPATAAAARFSDLGGDSLSALTFSGILEDVFGTEVPVGVLTDPTNDLAAVAAYVERSASDDRPTVTRVHGAGASTLRVGDLRLDRMLGGIPTPVPRASAARPGSRTVLLTGANGYLGRFLAIDWLERLAATGGTLVCIVRGADDADARRRLEAAFAADPAFARRFAELSGSLEVLAGDVSEHRLGLDDERWIDLAARVDLVAHAAALVNHVLPYSALFGPNVVGTAEAIRLAIAAGSVPVTFVSSVAVAGGAQPGATADAEPSAPGALDEHADIRATIPEWAVGDEYANGYGASKWASEVLLREAHEHHGVPVAVFRSDMILAHPRWRGQVNLPDVFTRLIWSVLTTGLAPASFVRRGPDGERQRSHYDGLPADFTAAAIDGIGAALTEGHRTFNVVNPHDDGVSLDTFVDWLREDGHDIERVDDHAEWVDRFRAALGSLPDADRARSVLPLMHAFASPEEPHAGSAIPADAFAEAVRAVRPLGSPDIPSLDRALIAKVADDLAFLGLLAPARAAAA, encoded by the coding sequence ATGAGCACTGAGCAGATGGGGACCGAGCAGATGGGGAGCCAGCACGAGGACACGTCGATCGAGGCGATCTTCGCGCAGCACGCCGACCGGACGGCGCTGCGGCAGCGATCCGGGCCGGAGGTCACGGACATCAGCTTCCGGGAGCTGTGGGACCGGGCGGGCGCGCTGGCCGCGGCGCTCGGCGAGACCGTGTCCGCCGGCGACCGCATCGCGGTGCTCGGCACGGCGACCGCGGACGCCGTCACCCTCGACCTCGCCGCGTGGATCCTCGGCGCGGTGAGCGTGCCCCTCCAGGCGAGCGCGCCCGTCGCGGCCCTGCGCGCGATCGTCGAGGAGACGACGCCGGTCTGGATCGCGGCCACCGCCGACCAGGCCGCGACGGCCCGGGCGGTCGCCGAGGCATCGGGCGACGGCATCCGGACGATGCGGCTCGACACCGACACCGACGCGGACACCGACACCGACGCCGCCCTGACGCTCGGCGCGCTCGTCGCCCGCGGGGCCGGTCTGCCGACCCGGAGCCCGTGGCACCCCGCACCCGGCGACGACCCGCTCGCGCTCCTGCTCTACACGTCGGGCAGCACGGGCACGCCGAAGGGCGCGATGTACACGCGCTCCATGGTCGAGCGGATGTGGCACGCCCTCCGGCCCGACCCCGCCGCGCCCGCCGACGCATCCACGACCGCGGACGACGGAGACGCCGCAGCCATCGTCGGGTACGCGTACCTCCCCATGAGCCACCTCACCGGCCGCTCCTCCCTGCTCGCCACGCTCGGCCGCGGCGGCACGGTCGCGCTCGCGACCTCGACCGACCTGTCGACGCTCTTCGACGACCTGCGGACCTTCGCCCCGACCGAGTTCGTCTTCGTGCCGCGCGTCGCGGAGCTGGTGCGGCAGGAGGGCGACCGCGAGGAGCAGCGCCGACTCACCGCCGGCAGCACGGACCGGGACGCGGTCCGCGCCGAGGTCCAGGCCGACCTGCGCGCCCGCGCGTTCGGCGGACGGATCCGCCGGGCGATCTGCACCAGCGCCCCTCTGACACCCGAGCTCCGCACCTACATCGAGGGCTGCCTCGGGATCACGCTGCACGACCTGTACGGGTCGACCGAGGCCGGCGGCATCCTCCACGACGGGGTGATCCAGCAGCCTCCCGTCACCGAGCACAAGCTCGTCGACGTCCCCGAGCTCGGGTACCGCACCACCGACCGCCCGCACCCGCGGGGCGAGCTGCTCGTCAAGAGCGCCTCCGTGATCGCCGGGTACTTCCGCCGGCCGGACGTCACCGCCGCGGTGTTCGACGAGGACGGCTTCTACCGGACCGGCGACGTCATGGCGCAGACCGGACCCGGCACCTACGAGTACGTCGACCGTCGGAACAACGTGATCAAGCTGTCGCAGGGCGAGTTCGTCGCGGTGGCATCGCTCGAGGCGACGTACGGCGGGACGCCCGAGGTGCACCAGATCGCGCTGCACGGCGACAGCCGGCACGCGTTCCTCGTCGCGGTCGTCGTCCCGGCGGAGGCCTCGGCATCGGAGCGCGACATCCTCGCGGCCCTCCAGCGCACCGCCCGCGAGCACGGCCTCGCCCCCTACGAGGTGCCCCGCGGCGTGATCGTCGAACCGGATCCGTTCACGGTCGACGGCGGCATGCTCTCCGACGCCGGCAAGCTCCTGCGCCTGCGCCTCACGCAGCGGTACGGCGAGCGCCTCGCCGCCCTCTACGACGCGCTCGAGGAGCAGCAGAGCGGCACCCTCGTCGCCGCGCTCCGCGAACGCGCCGACGACGAGCCGACGGTCGACACGGTGGTGCGCGCCGCCCTGCTGCTCCTCGGGGCCGAGGTGTCCCCCGCGACCGCCGCCGCGGCCCGGTTCTCCGACCTCGGCGGGGACTCGCTGTCCGCGCTGACGTTCTCCGGGATCCTCGAGGACGTCTTCGGCACCGAGGTGCCCGTCGGCGTCCTCACCGACCCGACCAACGACCTCGCCGCCGTCGCCGCCTACGTGGAGCGCTCCGCCTCCGACGACCGGCCGACCGTGACCCGCGTGCACGGCGCCGGCGCATCCACCCTCCGCGTGGGCGACCTCCGGCTCGACCGGATGCTCGGCGGCATCCCGACGCCGGTCCCCCGGGCCTCGGCCGCCCGGCCGGGATCCCGCACGGTCCTGCTCACCGGCGCGAACGGCTACCTCGGCCGGTTCTTGGCCATCGACTGGCTCGAGCGCCTCGCTGCGACGGGCGGCACGCTGGTGTGCATCGTGCGCGGCGCCGACGACGCCGACGCCCGGCGCCGCCTCGAGGCCGCGTTCGCCGCGGATCCCGCGTTCGCCCGGCGCTTCGCCGAGCTGTCGGGCTCGCTCGAGGTGCTGGCCGGAGACGTCAGCGAGCACCGCCTCGGCCTCGACGACGAGCGGTGGATCGACCTGGCCGCGCGGGTCGACCTCGTCGCGCACGCGGCTGCCCTCGTGAACCACGTCCTCCCGTACTCGGCGCTGTTCGGTCCGAACGTCGTCGGCACCGCCGAGGCGATCCGCCTGGCGATCGCCGCCGGCAGCGTGCCCGTCACCTTCGTCTCGAGCGTCGCGGTCGCGGGCGGCGCGCAGCCGGGCGCGACCGCCGACGCCGAGCCGTCGGCGCCCGGCGCGCTCGACGAGCACGCCGACATCCGCGCCACGATCCCCGAGTGGGCCGTCGGCGACGAGTACGCCAACGGGTACGGCGCGAGCAAGTGGGCGAGCGAGGTGCTGCTCCGCGAGGCGCACGAGCACCACGGCGTCCCCGTGGCCGTGTTCCGCTCCGACATGATCCTGGCGCACCCCCGCTGGCGCGGTCAGGTGAACCTCCCCGACGTCTTCACCCGGCTGATCTGGAGCGTGCTCACCACCGGCCTCGCCCCCGCATCGTTCGTGAGGCGCGGCCCCGACGGCGAGCGGCAGCGGTCGCACTACGACGGCCTGCCCGCCGACTTCACGGCTGCGGCGATCGACGGGATCGGCGCAGCGCTCACCGAGGGGCACCGCACCTTCAACGTCGTGAACCCCCACGACGACGGCGTCTCGCTCGACACCTTCGTCGACTGGCTCCGCGAGGACGGCCACGACATCGAGCGCGTGGACGACCACGCGGAGTGGGTCGACCGCTTCCGCGCGGCGCTCGGATCGCTGCCGGACGCGGACCGCGCCCGGTCCGTCCTGCCGCTGATGCACGCGTTCGCCTCGCCCGAGGAGCCGCACGCCGGCTCGGCGATCCCGGCGGATGCGTTCGCCGAGGCCGTCCGCGCGGTGCGCCCGCTCGGGTCGCCGGACATCC
- a CDS encoding 4'-phosphopantetheinyl transferase family protein, which translates to MAAADHDVDGGLAGDESDAVATALPGRRAEFVTGRVLARRALAALGRRPGSIPVARDGAPVWPAGIVGSITHCVGLRACAVGRRDEHAGIGIDATPARPLPGGVLARVADLGSAPVAAGLDALRATGVEAPGSVLFAAAEAVAKARTSAQGGWHGIDGAEIALHPDGSFAVRARRGPDFTGTGRWAVAGGLALAGIALDEHWSRRAGARRDERREDGHIGDRAHEH; encoded by the coding sequence GTGGCGGCAGCCGACCACGACGTGGACGGAGGCCTGGCCGGCGACGAGAGCGACGCCGTCGCGACCGCGCTCCCGGGCCGCCGGGCGGAGTTCGTGACCGGTCGCGTGCTCGCCCGGCGGGCGCTCGCGGCCCTGGGCAGACGACCCGGATCGATCCCCGTCGCGCGGGACGGAGCTCCCGTGTGGCCGGCCGGGATCGTCGGCAGCATCACGCACTGCGTGGGACTCCGCGCGTGCGCCGTGGGACGACGCGACGAGCACGCCGGGATCGGCATCGACGCGACACCCGCGCGCCCCCTCCCGGGAGGCGTGCTGGCGCGCGTGGCGGACCTCGGCAGCGCGCCCGTCGCCGCGGGCCTCGACGCGCTCCGGGCGACCGGGGTCGAGGCCCCCGGCAGCGTGCTCTTCGCCGCCGCCGAGGCCGTCGCGAAGGCGCGGACATCGGCGCAGGGCGGGTGGCACGGCATCGACGGCGCGGAGATCGCGCTCCATCCGGACGGCTCCTTCGCCGTCCGCGCACGTCGGGGACCGGACTTCACCGGGACCGGGCGGTGGGCGGTGGCCGGGGGGCTGGCGCTGGCGGGGATCGCGCTCGACGAGCACTGGAGCCGGCGCGCAGGGGCGCGCCGGGACGAACGACGAGAGGACGGACACATTGGGGACCGAGCACATGAGCACTGA